A genomic region of Raphanus sativus cultivar WK10039 chromosome 6, ASM80110v3, whole genome shotgun sequence contains the following coding sequences:
- the LOC108809271 gene encoding protein LURP-one-related 10-like — translation MAIVNPNFCAPYPVELGIVRKVMTITDGNFAVTDVNGNLLFKVKEPMFSLSDKRILLDASDTPILTLKENKVSLHDRWQVFRGKSTDQNDLVYTLKRSSMFQLIKPKLDVFLAPNKEMKECDFHVKGSWIDRSSTIYAGKSDVIVAQMHKKHTAQSILIGKSNFSVTVYPNVDYAFIVSLIVILDDINREDSGE, via the exons ATGGCGATCGTGAACCCTAACTTTTGTGCACCGTACCCGGTAGAATTGGGAATCGTACGAAAGGTGATGACGATAACAGATGGTAACTTCGCTGTCACAGACGTCAACGGCAATCTCCTTTTCAAAGTCAAAGAGCCAATGTTTAGTCTCTCCGACAAAAGGATCTTACTCGACGCATCAGACACTCCAATTTTGACTTTGAAAGAAAAT AAGGTGAGTCTTCACGATAGGTGGCAAGTGTTTAGAGGAAAGAGTACAGACCAAAATGATTTGGTATACACATTGAAAAGATCGTCGATGTTTCAGTTGATTAAGCCAAAGCTAGATGTTTTCTTAGCTCCTAATAAGGAAATGAAGGAATGTGACTTCCATGTCAAAGGAAGTTGGATCGACCGGTCCTCTACCATCTATGCTGGAAAATCTGACGTAATTGTTGCACAG ATGCACAAGAAACATACCGCGCAGAGCATATTGATAGGGAAGAGTAATTTCTCGGTTACGGTGTATCCGAATGTTGATTATGCGTTTATAGTCTCTCTCATTGTAATTCTCGATGACATTAACCGAGAAGATTCCGGAGAGTAA
- the LOC108809185 gene encoding dihydroneopterin aldolase 1, translating to MYSSLETTALATLSPRVIGRESSEKDMSMTGGDKLILKGLKFYGYHGAIPEEKTLGQMFLVDIDAWVSLKRAGESDNLDDTISYVDIFSIAKEIVEGSPRNLLETVAELIASRTLETFPRITAVRVKVSKPNVALVKTTIDYLGVEIFRQQKH from the exons ATGTACAGCTCACTTGAAACGACGGCTCTGGCGACGTTGTCACCGCGAG ttattgGAAGAGAATCATCGGAGAAAGACATGTCAATGACTGGAGGAGACAAACTGATACTAAAAGGGCTAAAGTTCTACGGTTACCATGGAGCGATTCCAGAAGAGAAGACTTTGGGGCAGATGTTTCTCGTTGACATTGATGCGTGGGTGAGTCTTAAAAGGGCTGGTGAATCAGACAACTTAGATGACACTATCAGCTACGTTGACATTTTCAG CATAGCTAAAGAAATTGTAGAAGGGTCTCCAAGAAACCTTCTGGAGACAGTCGCGGAACTCATCGCGTCCAGAACTCTTGAAACGTTTCCTCGTATAACCGCTGTTCGGGTGAAGGTATCGAAGCCAAATGTTGCACTTGTCAAGACTACTATTGATTACTTAGGGGTTGAGATTTTCCGACAGCAAAAGCATTGA
- the LOC130496937 gene encoding uncharacterized protein LOC130496937 produces the protein MVVKMMKWRPWPPLMTKKYEVKLSVRRLEGWDLPEKERLTVEIRWKGPKATALGSLRRSSVKRDFTKEAVAAAEESDVVSWEDEGEVFQSVCSLTCYKDDDTLFYPWEIAFSVFTSEMKQGQKNKAPLVGTASLNLAEYARVTDQREFELNLPLTLSACVASEPHPLLCVSLSLFELRTTPETSDSQTAVVPVPSPPPPALEPHQTEKEDVSAIKAGLRKVKIFVSTRKAKKACHREAEAEEGGGRFSSFESSESLDLSEEASDECKEDLMSVRKSFSYGPLSYANGVGSSLNRGAKISEEDEDWVYYSHRKSDVGGGGGGGGCSDVEDTSSGLVYETSSSLLPRRSILPWRKRKLSFRSPKAKGEPLLKKDNGEEGGDDIDYDRRQLSSDEALVRSKTDEDSSSANPQQSSFLEFGDDSFAIGTWEEKEVISRDGHMKLQTSVFLASIDQRSERAAGESACTALVAVIADWFQKNGNLMPIKSQFDSLIREGSLEWRNLCENETYMQQFPDKHFDLDTVLQAKIRSLTVVPGKSYVGFFHPEGMINEGSSFEFLQGAMSFDSIWDEIINLDDDDDERVYIVSWNDHFFVLKVENEAYYIIDTLGERLYEGCDQAYILKFDDKTVIHKNLGAEESESEPEPEPEPEVVCRGKESCKEYIKSFLAAIPIRELQEDIKKGLASTAPVHQRLQIEFHYTEMSTSTDVVAV, from the exons ATGGTGgtgaagatgatgaagtggCGGCCATGGCCGCCGCTGATGACGAAGAAATACGAGGTGAAGCTGTCCGTGAGGAGACTGGAGGGTTGGGATCTGCCGGAGAAGGAGAGATTGACGGTGGAGATTCGGTGGAAAGGGCCCAAAGCGACGGCGCTGGGATCTCTGAGGAGGTCGTCGGTGAAGAGGGACTTCACCAAGGAAGCTGTTGCTGCGGCGGAGGAAAGCGACGTCGTTTCGTGGGAAGATGAGGGAGAGGTGTTTCAGAGCGTGTGCTCTCTCACTTGTTACAAGGATGATGATACTCTGTTTTATCCTTGGGAGATTGCTTTCTCTGTTTTCACCAGT GAAATGAAGCAAGGACAGAAGAATAAAGCTCCTCTCGTTGGAACAGCATCTTTGAATCTTGCTGAGTACGCTCGTGTAACCGATCAAAGAGAGTTTGAACTAAACCTTCCTCTCACCCTCTCTGCTTGTGTAGCCTCTGAGCCACATCCCTTGCTCTGT GTATCATTGAGTCTGTTTGAGCTTAGAACCACACCAGAAACCTCAGACTCACAAACAGCTGTTGTCCCTGTCCCATCTCCACCTCCACCAGCTCTTGAACCTCACCAAACCGAGAAGGAAGACGTGTCCGCAATCAAAGCAGGTCTAAGAAAAGTCAAGATCTTCGTTTCCACAAGGAAAGCCAAGAAGGCTTGCCACCGCGAGGCAGAAGCAGAAGAAGGAGGAGGCAGGTTCTCAAGCTTTGAATCATCAGAATCACTCGACCTTTCCGAGGAAGCCTCCGACGAATGCAAAGAAGATCTGATGAGCGTGAGAAAGTCTTTCTCATACGGACCATTGTCTTACGCAAACGGGGTTGGAAGTTCGTTGAACCGTGGCGCAAAAATCAGCGAAGAAGACGAAGATTGGGTTTATTATAGCCACAGGAAGTCTGAcgttggaggaggaggaggaggaggaggctgcTCGGACGTTGAAGATACTTCTTCTGGTTTGGTGTATGAGACGTCATCATCACTTCTTCCTCGTCGAAGCATATTGCCgtggaggaagaggaagctGAGCTTTAGATCGCCGAAGGCTAAAGGAGAGCCTTTGTTGAAGAAAGATAATGGAGAAGAAGGTGGAGATGACATTGATTATGATAGGAGACAACTTAGCTCAGATGAAGCTCTTGTG AGAAGCAAAACAGATGAAGATTCTTCATCAGCCAATCCTCAACAATCTTCTTTCTTGGAGTTTGGAGACGACAGTTTCGCTATAGGAACCTGGGAAGAGAAAGAAGTGATAAGCAGAGACGGACACATGAAGCTTCAGACAAGTGTCTTCCTCGCTTCCATCGACCAGAGAAGCGAGCGTGCAGCTGGCGAGAGCGCGTGCACCGCTCTCGTAGCCGTCATCGCGGATTGGTTCCAGAAGAACGGTAACCTCATGCCTATAAAGTCTCAGTTCGATAGTCTGATCAGAGAAGGCTCGTTGGAGTGGAGAAACCTCTGCGAGAACGAGACGTACATGCAGCAGTTCCCCGACAAGCATTTTGATCTCGACACTGTGTTACAAGCGAAGATACGGTCTCTAACTGTTGTCCCCGGGAAGTCATATGTCGGTTTTTTCCATCCGGAAGGGATGATCAACGAGGGAAGCAGCTTCGAGTTTCTGCAGGGAGCAATGTCTTTCGATAGCATTTGGGACGAGATTATCAATCTAGACGATGATGACGACGAGCGTGTTTATATCGTGAGCTGGAACGATCACTTCTTTGTACTCAAAGTTGAAAACGAAGCTTACTATATCATTGACACGCTTGGTGAGAGGCTGTACGAAGGGTGTGATCAAGCTTACATTTTGAAGTTCGATGATAAAACCGTCATCCACAAGAATCTTGGAGCAGAGGAGTCAGAATCCGAACCTGAACCTGAGCCTGAGCCAGAGGTTGTGTGCAGAGGGAAGGAGTCATGTAAAGAGTATATTAAGAGCTTCTTGGCGGCGATACCGATAAGGGAGTTGCAAGAGGATATCAAGAAAGGATTAGCTTCGACTGCTCCTGTTCATCAACGGTTACAGATCGAGTTTCATTACACGGAGATGAGCACAAGCACGGATGTCGTTGCTGTCTGA
- the LOC108812896 gene encoding protein RISC-INTERACTING CLEARING 3'-5' EXORIBONUCLEASE 1: MANFDGPGFSMVDKSWIQTKAIDVETSTDISPYLSRILEDTVWNGNRAIVFDVYWDVESVHTKSTLRLSSVKLSTKNFCLFLRLPNQFSDSLKDLYRFFASKFVTFVGVQIQEDLVLLKENHGIVIRSSLEIGKLAAVARGTPIVEFLGARELAHKILSCDMSRLDSIQSKWDEAGGNDRLEAAAIEGWLVYNVYDQLQQ; this comes from the coding sequence ATGGCCAACTTCGATGGACCAGGATTCTCAATGGTTGACAAATCTTGGATCCAAACGAAAGCCATTGACGTTGAAACCTCAACCGACATCTCCCCTTACCTTTCCCGCATCCTAGAAGACACCGTCTGGAACGGAAACAGAGCCATCGTCTTCGACGTCTACTGGGACGTCGAGTCCGTTCACACAAAGTCCACGCTGCGTCTTTCCTCCGTGAAGCTAAGCACCAAGAACTTCTGTCTCTTCCTCCGTCTACCAAACCAGTTTAGCGACAGCCTCAAGGATCTCTACCGCTTCTTTGCTTCCAAGTTCGTCACATTCGTCGGCGTCCAGATCCAAGAAGACCTTGTTCTGCTCAAAGAGAATCACGGGATTGTGATCAGAAGCTCTCTGGAGATTGGGAAGTTAGCTGCTGTGGCTAGAGGAACTCCTATCGTTGAGTTTCTTGGGGCTAGAGAGTTGGCTCATAAAATACTTTCGTGCGATATGAGTCGACTTGATTCGATTCAGTCTAAGTGGGATGAAGCTGGGGGTAATGATCGGCTCGAAGCTGCAGCTATTGAAGGTTGGCTTGTTTACAATGTCTATGATCAGTTGCAGCAGTGA